Within the Miscanthus floridulus cultivar M001 chromosome 2, ASM1932011v1, whole genome shotgun sequence genome, the region tgtacattttttgcgaagagtctttagacatctctcgattggatagcaccaacaggcctgcacgccccccccccccaaacgtgcctcggacaggaggtgcacaatcagatgctgcatcggcaagaagaagccaggtggaaagatcttctctagcttacagagcaacacaggtgccgctttttccaagtcctgagcgacggtccgagatatctccttggcacaaagctggcggaagaaaaagctcaactccttctcacgtcgttcagcgaagtgagcttggtgggtgtcatctagcatgtctgctaccccagcatcatcatcaaaagcctcgaggcatgctctcaccacctctgctcttatacgatctgcttcaccatggtagatccactgctggtagccaggcatataaccattgaacacaagatgtctacccatggtcttctcgtctacctttcttctgttgtcacatttgctgcagggacaccaaactagagaatgtcctcctgctcctgggccaaatgcatgtttcaagaaacgatATGTcaccttcacccattcatagtcgtagtcactcctGCTTCTTCagtccgtgtacatccactgacggtcctccatcctttaacattacatcacagagtattgtgaccatcaattgcatctacgcggcgttcctaatgtctaataggtgaggataggtcctaatcctacccgcggatgcgtagatgaggtcagtttccaggctccgctcctctccgagatagaatttcggcagcacctccccgctgttctcccgatacacgtcctgcaagggagagtgtgtatccagagaacaacagggaggtgatgctgaAACTCCGTCTCGGACcgaagcggaccatggaaactaacctatcTACGCATCCGCGAGCTGTCCAAagaacgtggacaatccaaaacagatacggtcgcagatatgcaaagatccgcatacctacgaccgtatctctttcggacgggagacgcataattgggttacgcgcgggctacgacagacatggggaaaaagaggttatttatacctagggtgtcggtgaagtcaggctagcggggctgtgGCGAGTCGACGCAGTGGCGAGGCAACGTAGTGCAGACAGAACCGcgacgccgacgaagacgatcggggtcctccgggtcccctccgacgtgctcttctcctgcataaaaaggcaatagattattgtttgttcaaaattttggcagcacctcccctgcacggggaggtttctaaAACTTGCAAAAAAATGACAGGATGACCGACATTCACAACAgtacgaaggccgacaaccacaacgacacgaaggccctcatatcaatttacggcacgaaggcccacacaaccacatacggcacgaaggccgacaacaagagttttacctagggttgcggtggagtcgggcgtcacggtgcgggggtcactttcttctccaGCAAGGTCGAGCGGCGtcggagtactcctctccccctcttcccttctctcttctccgcttctcctcttcccttcttctctttctcctcctcctcctctccttcttccccttcttcttcttcttcttcttctctccttttcctcttcttctccttctcttccccttcctcctcctcttcttctccttctcttccccttcctccttctccacatatgtctgggttttaggcatccgacatcacaacttgctcgaaaccttctcaatttttaccacagcctacacatgcgataacatgacacctcgacaagtttcgtgattttcggacttcgtatggattttatataatttaaaaacactttttcgACAAGTTCCttgtcatgttacgtgaagaagatgcccgaaatttgatgcgagttcgtggatagggactcaacatacaccaaataccatgaataacatttttcgaatcactaaattgcattattccatccacctgcagttcaaatttgaaatattcgaaaaaaatcaacgaaaagaaataaattagggaaatatataaaaatatcaaaattggcccaaattttaaaattgagttttaaataatgtattatagcaccacaaaaaaaactgggttcaaaaaacaaaacaaaaaatctttaccgagggcctgaccaatggccctcggcaaagaaaattaaaaaatctttgccgagggcctagcctggctcTCGGTaaaggggatctttgccgagggcttggccaatggccctcggcaaagaaaatttaaaaataaaataaaaatctttgtcgagtgcctgacggcgggcactcggcaaagactgacgccagtggccgccgtgacccatccggccatatttgtcgagggccaatttgccgagggccgtttctttgtcgagggccaggccctcggcaaaggcctctttgccgagagcctatcTTTGTcgagggctcctggggctggccctcggcaaatagagcctttgccaagtgcccgagatctagccctcggcaaacccagaagccctcggcaaaggatggGTTTCCAGTAGTGAGGCCTCCGTTTGCCCGGAAAGTCTGTATACGGATGAAATGGGGCGTGTTATTTGATTGAATTTGAATGCAGATTTGCGGGAATATAAAACCAAAAGTacgtacccagtgtagagagctcccgatctgtggggtctggggaagggtgtcagtggcagccttaccctcgcctaagCAATGCGAGGAGACCCTGACTTGAATCCAGGACTTTTCGGTCACAGACGGTAACACTCTACCGCttacaccaggcctgcccttcggGAATATAAAACCAAATGCCACAAATAAATTGGCTGGTCACACGTACCGCTGGACATTGTTTGTCGAATTCAACTATGAACGGAAGACAATCCAGATGCCTAAATTCTATCCATACATCGATATTTCCTGGGTATTGAAACTAGCATACGAATACTAGAGAATTTTTTACTAGACCGACAAAATGTATAGTCTAAACTATATGCGTACCTCATAGGGCAAGAAACATTTCTATAgcacaaaaagaaaaaagaaaaaagaaaaacatgcTATTCAGCTCCCTCCAGTCAGCTCATCCATCAAGACACGACACGACTGCTCCAACAATACAACTGAATCCAGATGCATTAATCGTGTTAAACATGAAATCGTGCATTCAACAGCATAACTTGGATGTAACCAGTGATTCTGCAGATTATTCAGAATTCTTATAACCCAGCAGCGTGCTTGATTTGAATTTTGCAAGCACTGCAATCCACACTAAAGAACTGAAGAGCACCAGAATTTTTACTAAGCAAGCATTACAACAACGGCGCAGCTCTAACTAACTTTACAACCTTACAACTGGGCAGATATTAATCTAAGCTCCAGCTTCCCCTCCTAATAGATGATCTAAGAACACTCAGAATGCTTAGGACACCTGCCTCTGTTATTTGACTTATTGCAGCTTCGGGCTGAAGACAGATCAGTGGCCGTTGGACATTGCAGTGGTGACAGCGTCACCTTTCACGTCGTAGAACCTTCGGTACATGGAGTCAACGTGCGTGAGATAATATGTGCCTGCAGATAGCAAACTTGTGTCTTGACTGGTCACGAAATCTTTCGCCCCATAGCGGTGCTCCATCAGTTTCAGTGCCTCGACAAAATTCTTTGGGGGAACCTGCATGGAACATACACTCACTTTATGTTAATCATAGTGGGCCTCAGTGATAATTGAAGATTTTTTTCTTGAAAGAATATCGCTAATACTCACCACATGTCTTGCCATCAATTTCTTGGAAACATCCATTATGTTTGCAATGTTTAATAGACTGAAAGGGTGCTGGCCTTCATTAATCTTGAAAGAGAACATTGTTGATGTCAACCCACTGCCATATGAAAACATAACAATCCTCTGGCCTGCCTGGACATATCAAAAGTACAGGAAGAAAAGAAATTACTTCAACATCGACCGGCCAGTCTTGTAAAAGCAGAGGGAAACACACATTGTAAATACTAAATAGTATTATACCAGAGTTTCATGTCTATTATGAATAATCGATGCAAGAGCGGCATAGAGTGATGCTGTATACATATTCCCAACTTGTTTTGGGATCAATGTTGTTGGCTGGACCTTGGACTCGTACAGGTTCTTTGCAACTTGCTGAGATGCCTGTGTAGCACAGCTTAAATGATCAGTGCCAGATAGTTTGACCATGTGGAGATACTTCTAGTAATCTAACCTTTTATATACCTTTTCAAGGTCGCGACTCTGGTAGCTTTCTTCAGATGACAAGCCTGCATAGGGTGCCAATTTTTCCCTTGACTCTTCATCAACCGTGCTGCTTGATATGGGCGGGAAATCTTTTAGTTGAGCCAGTTGTCAATTTTGTCAAGTGAATTGTTTGATGCACGCAAAGATGCTAATATAGCAAATGACGAACCTGCAGTTTCTCAAGAAATCATTGTAGTACAAACGAGCGAAGCTTTTCTGTACAAGCTGAACAAAGCAAAAACTTATAATTAGGAAGCAgataataaaaaatatttttccGAGAGCAACAAATATTAAGTTGCCTTTGCAAGACCATCACTGAGATGCCACCTGTCATGTGCACTTTGCTACTGAAATCTTAAAATCATAGAGTATGTGTGTTTCAGGTACCTTGTTGTATGGAGAATGGAACACAACATAATCTGCATCGAAAGTTGAAAACTGCTTTCCCTCATGCTTTTCGTACCTGAAATATGGGATAGTGGATTCGGATTCAGTCAGCTCACTCAACTTGGCTAATGTTCTGAAATAAAGGGGTATAACTTACTTTTTGCAAAATACATTGTAGCATGAGTCCAATGCCATGAGGTAGCATGTCTGTGATAGCTTCCCATCAACCACCTACACACATTGCACGGCATAAATCCCTTTCCATTAAATTTCAAGTTTATTGCATCTGTTTTGGTGTTCAAGACACATGTAGACTAGAGACAGACCGGATATTCACTTGCGAGATCGGGCTTGTAAAAGTCGTATACATGGGCCATATGAGATCCCCTATATCTGCTCTCAAAAGAAATAGGAGCATTTGGTCCAATCAGCATTGCAATAGCAGCCGCACCACCAGTAGGACGAGCCGGACCTTCAGCATAAACCTGAAAGAAAGGGTATCAAAGTGGATCGAAAATGTCAGGACGAGAAACAGCAAGTGCTTCAAAAGATCAAGAAAAATAATTATGTTTTGGCTAATTAATATCATCTTTACTCGTCACAAATTGAATAATAACATGTCACCTACCGCACTGTCTGTGCAAACAACAAGTCCATAACGCCCATCCCATGAGTTGCTCTCAACCCAGTTAACACAATTAAACAATGCAGCTGTTCCACCATAGCATGCATTGGACGAGTCAACTCCTTCAATATCAGTATTGCCAGATTCCTGAATTCAAATGAAGCTGTCAGAAAACGTAACCAAAGCAAGCTCAATTTGAAAATTTCAAGACAGCTATtgaaaataaaatgaattattttcacTTTTTAGCTTATCAACAAGGATCACTGGATCATGCCTGAAAACTTCAACCAACCAagtttaaaaaaaattgaaaagatTTTTTGTAATGAAAGAAACAAACCTCAAATATTTGCATCAGCCATGTCTTTATAGACTTGCTCTTGTCTATTACTGTTTCACTGCCAACTTCCAAACGTCCAATGCACTTTGGGTCAATGTTATAATTTTTCAGGAGGGACTTCACCACTGTCAAGCTGAGCCAATATCTTAATAAGTTAGATTTATAACAATAGGACTAAATGAGAAACAAATATTGTCTGGGTATTGAAAATGAAATAACATTGTTTCAAATTGTGTTTCACAAATGACAGGATAAAGGTAAGGGACCAAGGACAATTATATCACAAATACAGGAACTAATATTCTGGTGTTGAAGGCAGAATCAATTTGTCATGTGCGGGCGGGTGTACGCCCGGCGCAAGCGCGCCCGCGACATACGCAGGGCGGCCGAGCGCGCGTCCCAGGCGCGGAACGCGCCCAGCGAGGCCGATCAGGCACGCCGTGGCTAGGAGGCCTCAGTTGGAAAGTTATCAGGATTAGTTCCCTTATTATTATTAGCATCTATTTGTTACCTTAAGATTAGGAGTTTGTTTTCCTTTTGTTGGCAGCCGCAaggctatatatatattattgtaaCCGGACTTGAGGGGAATTAAGCAAGATTATTATCCTATCTCCCATCTAATCTCAAGCCTGCGGTAGAGGGGcataacctcaccggagaagacggccgaagGCTACGAGCTTCGCAGCCGAGGCCCTGCGCGTCGAGGGTTCGACGCCCTTGACAGCCTGGTATCAGTGGTCAGCCGCTCATCCTCTTCGCGTTCACAGTCCGCCGCGCCAGCACCCTCCCGCAACCAGCCGCCGCCCACCCACAACCCACCCACCGCGCCCAGTCAGTCGCCGCCCATGGCCGAGCCTACCCTGACCGATCTCTTCAACGAGATGAAGAAGGTGTCCGCCAAGATCTCCACCCTGGAGGCCGATGTCACCTCACTCAAGGAGAAGGCGCCCACGGCTGAGAGCTCCGACAACCGTCGCGCCAACAATCAGCGCGATCTCGAGTTCCATCCGAAGCACAAGAAGTGGGATTTTCCCCACTATGATGGCACGTCCGACCCCATGCCGTTCCTCCACAAGTGCGAGGCGTACTTCCGGCAACATCTCACCATGCCGGAGGAGCGCGTGCGCATGGCGGCCTACCACTTGGACGACGCCGCACAGCTGTGGTTCATCCAACTGCAGGAGGACGAAGGCACGCCGTCCTGGGGGAATTTCAAGGATCTCCTGGACCTGCGCTTCGGTCCCCCCCTGCGCTCGGCCCCCATGTTCGAGTTGGCGCAGTGCCGCCGCTCCGGCGCCGTGGAGGAGTATGCCAACCGGTTCCAGGCCCTGATCCCTCGCGCTGGCCGGCTCGACGAGGCGCAGCGAGTCCAACTCTTCACCGGCGGCCTCGGACCTCCGCTCAGCAACGCCGTCCGCATCCACCATCCGGACACCCTCGTCGCCGCTATCAGCCTCGCCCGCCAGGTCGAGTTGATGGAGCTGGACCGACCGGCGCTTCCTCCCCCGAGAGCAGGCACGTGCGggccaccaccgcctccaccgGCCGCGGCCAGAGCCGTCCTGCCGGGCCCGCCGCCCCTCCTGGCTCTCCCTGCACCGCCGGCGGCTGCGCAGCCGGGCCGACCCGAGGGCTCCCAGCGCCGTCTTACGCAGGAGGAGATGGCCGACCGCCGTCGCCTCGGTTTGTGCTTCAACTGCAATGAGAGGTACACCCGTGGCCATAACCGCTTCTGCAGGCGCATCTTCTTCGTCGAAGGGGTCGAACTGGAGGCCGAGGGCGAGGACGCCGCCGTCGTGGACAACGCCGAGGCGCCCTGTTTCTCCCTGCAGGCGCTGGCCGGGGTGCCGATGGCGGGCACCATGCAGATCACGGTGGGCCTGGGGCCCCTGAGGCTCGTGGCTCTCCTCGACTCGGGCAGCACGCACAACTACATCGCGGAAGACGTAGCAAGGCGCTCCGGCCTGCCCCTCCACCAGCGCCCCCGCCTTACGGCGCTGGTCGCCAACGGGGAGCGCGTCGCGTGCGCGGGCGTCCTCCGCGCCGCGCCcctgctcgtcgacggcgagtcatTCCCGGCCGACCTCTTCGTCATGCCGTTGGCAGGGTACGACATCGTCCTCGGCACACACTGGCTCGGCGCGCTCGGGGCCGTCGTCTGGGACCTCAGCCGCCAGCGCCTGACGTTTCAGCGCCGCGGCCGCACCTTCTCCTGGACCAGCGTCGCCCCACCGTCGTCTCCGGCACTGCGTGCGACACTCGACACCGACTCCCTCCTCGAGGCGCTGCTGCTCGCGTACGGGGGGGTCTTCGCCGACCCGACCGGTCTGCCCCCTGTGCGCGCGCACGACCATCGCATCA harbors:
- the LOC136535793 gene encoding hydroxymethylglutaryl-CoA synthase-like isoform X1, which translates into the protein MASEAKDVGILAMDIYFPPNCVLQEELETHDGVSKGKYTIGLGQESMAFCTEIEDVISMSLTVVKSLLKNYNIDPKCIGRLEVGSETVIDKSKSIKTWLMQIFEESGNTDIEGVDSSNACYGGTAALFNCVNWVESNSWDGRYGLVVCTDSAVYAEGPARPTGGAAAIAMLIGPNAPISFESRYRGSHMAHVYDFYKPDLASEYPVVDGKLSQTCYLMALDSCYNVFCKKYEKHEGKQFSTFDADYVVFHSPYNKLVQKSFARLYYNDFLRNCSTVDEESREKLAPYAGLSSEESYQSRDLEKASQQVAKNLYESKVQPTTLIPKQVGNMYTASLYAALASIIHNRHETLAGQRIVMFSYGSGLTSTMFSFKINEGQHPFSLLNIANIMDVSKKLMARHVVPPKNFVEALKLMEHRYGAKDFVTSQDTSLLSAGTYYLTHVDSMYRRFYDVKGDAVTTAMSNGH
- the LOC136535793 gene encoding hydroxymethylglutaryl-CoA synthase-like isoform X2, with amino-acid sequence MAFCTEIEDVISMSLTVVKSLLKNYNIDPKCIGRLEVGSETVIDKSKSIKTWLMQIFEESGNTDIEGVDSSNACYGGTAALFNCVNWVESNSWDGRYGLVVCTDSAVYAEGPARPTGGAAAIAMLIGPNAPISFESRYRGSHMAHVYDFYKPDLASEYPVVDGKLSQTCYLMALDSCYNVFCKKYEKHEGKQFSTFDADYVVFHSPYNKLVQKSFARLYYNDFLRNCSTVDEESREKLAPYAGLSSEESYQSRDLEKASQQVAKNLYESKVQPTTLIPKQVGNMYTASLYAALASIIHNRHETLAGQRIVMFSYGSGLTSTMFSFKINEGQHPFSLLNIANIMDVSKKLMARHVVPPKNFVEALKLMEHRYGAKDFVTSQDTSLLSAGTYYLTHVDSMYRRFYDVKGDAVTTAMSNGH